A window from Calorimonas adulescens encodes these proteins:
- a CDS encoding stage V sporulation protein S: protein MSIQVLKVAGESNINAAAEAIVEYVVANGIVHIDCIGIKAAYMTVKALVQATEMLVNKGYRFNLRPYYVKVRTKDNNVQSVVKTAIRWTLIAKGKSI from the coding sequence ATGAGTATACAGGTATTAAAGGTTGCTGGAGAAAGCAACATTAATGCTGCAGCAGAGGCCATAGTTGAATATGTAGTAGCAAATGGCATCGTTCATATTGATTGTATTGGAATAAAAGCAGCATATATGACGGTGAAAGCCCTTGTTCAGGCGACTGAAATGTTGGTAAATAAAGGTTACAGATTCAATTTAAGACCGTATTATGTGAAAGTAAGAACAAAAGATAACAATGTGCAATCAGTTGTGAAAACTGCTATCCGATGGACATTGATTGCTAAGGGAAAAAGCATTTAA
- a CDS encoding SymE family type I addiction module toxin — MQKRILSVYYSYTGDKEVPQIRLQGKWLKELGFETGKKIVVLAKNGVLVIRIASAENNVSLVKKDNNKVFKKSC, encoded by the coding sequence ATGCAAAAACGTATTCTAAGTGTTTATTATAGTTATACAGGAGATAAGGAAGTACCTCAGATAAGACTGCAAGGTAAATGGCTTAAGGAACTTGGGTTTGAAACAGGGAAGAAGATAGTTGTTTTAGCAAAAAATGGAGTTTTGGTAATTAGGATTGCTTCTGCTGAAAATAACGTTAGTTTAGTTAAAAAGGATAATAATAAAGTCTTTAAAAAGAGTTGTTAA